From the Streptococcus sanguinis genome, the window TGAGCCGATGGCAGCCCTGTCTCGGATTGCCAATGGTACCCACCGTCAGGTGCAGCTGCAACCTGGAGATACAGTCATCTTTTCCTCTAGCCCTATCCCTGGTAATACGACCAGCGTTAACAAGCTGATTAATATTATCTCTGAAGCTGGTGTAGAGGTTATTCATGGTAAGATTAACAACATCCACACCTCTGGACACGGTGGCCAGCAAGAGCAGAAACTTATGCTCCGCTTGATCAAGCCTAAATATTTCATGCCAGTCCACGGTGAATACCGCATGCAGAAAGTCCATGCTGGGCTAGCCGTTGATACTGGAGTTCCAAAAGACAATATCTTCATCATGAGCAACGGCGATGTGCTAGCTCTGACAGCTGATTCTGCCCGCATAGCTGGTAGCTTCAATGCCCAAGATATCTATGTCGATGGTAACCGTATTGGTGAAATCGGTGCTGCTGTCCTGCGCGACCGTAAAGACCTGTCAGAAGACGGGGTCGTACTTGCTGTCGCAACAGTCGACTTTGAATCACAAATGATTCTAGCAGGCCCAGATATCCTCAGCCGTGGCTTCATCTACATGCGTGAGTCTGGTGATTTGATTCGCCAAAGTCAGCGTCTTCTTTTCAATGCTATCCGCATTGCCCTCAAAAATAAAGATGCCAATATCCAGTCTGTCAACGGTGCTATCGTCAACGCCCTTCGTCCTTTCCTTTATGAAAATACTGAGCGCGAACCAATTATTATTCCGATGGTGCTTACACCAGACGAAGACAACTAAAAAATAGCTTTGCCACTTGGGCAAAGCTCAGATTGAAGACAAACATCGTTTGAGTGTTTGTCTTTTTATATCTTCAGCGCTACTATTCTCAAAATAGGCTGGAATCTTTATCAAAATAGTTTTCAGCGAAAAATAAAAAGGCTTCCCCGCCATCATTTTTACCAATTTTTTGATATTCAGGCATGCCAAAGTAAGTCCAACTTTTGCCTTCATTTTGGACTTACCTACTTCTCTCGTATAACGTAGATTGTGGTATTCTTTGGCCGTGCCAAAAAGCCGCTCCACCGTTTCTTTACGTTTCTGGTAAAGTTCCTTGCTTCCCTTTTGATGCCGAATCTCCTCACAAATCTCTAAATACTCCCTCCAAATATGGCGAGTAACGACTTTCTGTTTCTTTTTACTTTCTGTGCAACTGGATAACAGAGGACAAATTGCGCAAATCTTAGGATCACTTTTATACTCACGATAGCCATCGCGATTTGTTGTAGAGTAAGCTAACACTTGATTTTCAGGGCAAAGATAACAGTCATAGTAGTCATCATAGATAAAGTCCTTAGGGCGAAGCTTCCCTTTCTTTCCACGAGGGCGAGTATAAGGGAATACAGGTGTAATATTTTGGTCAAGGAGGAATTTTGCAATACTTGGAGTCTTGTAGCCAGAGTCGGCGATAAGGTAGTCAGATTGGAGCCTTTCCAACTGTTCAAAAAGTGCAAGAAAAGCCTGACTGTCATGCACATTGCCAGCATCGATACTATAAGCTAGTGCCCATCCATGCTTATCGCATCCTACTTGGGCATTGTAGGCGAACACTTCCTTATGCTCCCCTTGTGAAACCAACCACTTTCAGGGTCTGTAGTAGAATTCTTCTTCGGTTCAGCCTCGCTTTCTTTTGCGGGCCCGAGAGACTTTTTTCAGTACTTTTTCCGATCTAAGCCAATCTCAACTTCCAGTTGCTCACTCATAAACCTAGCTTGCTTGTCTAGAACTTGATGAGTATATTTATGGTTATTGGCTGTGGCCTTGATATGAGTCCCATCAATAAAAATCTCAGTCGGGTCAATCAAACCTTGCCCCCATACAATGGATAGGACATAATGAAAAAATTCCTCGATTACTTCCTTATCTTGAAAACGACGATTGTAATTTTTGCCATAAGTGGTAAAATGAGAAACCTTATCGTTTAAACTCAAACCCAAAAACCAGCGATAGGAGGGATTGACCTCAATGTCCCTGATAGTTTGGCGCATGGAACGTATACCGTAGAAACATTGGATGAGAGGGATTTTAACTAGCATAACAGGGTCTAAACTAGGACGACCTTTATCTTCAGAATAAGTATCTGCGACTAAGTCATAGATGAAGGAAAAATCGATCACTTGCTCAACCTGACGAAGAAAATGGGCTTGCGGAACGAGTTCATCTAGCGTGTAAAAACCAACTTGATTGCGGTTGTAGTCTAGATTTTCTTTGTGAAACATAGGGAACACCTCACAACTTTTCTTACCTCTATTATACGACTTTACACAAAGAAAAGCCCTTAGAAATTTGTAGTTCTAAGGATTTTGTCTTCAATCTGAAAGAACAATTTCAACTGTTCTTTTTTTGTACTTATTTTATGAACCAACCACTACTCTTTCTCTTTATTAAACTTCACGCCGCTTCCGATACTTGACTTCAAAACCACTCTAAAAAATATCGAAAAGAAGTTTGATATTGAGAATGGTTAAGATAATGGAAACTGCGTAACCTAGGATTGTGTTCCACTTGGCATTAGTAAATTCTCCCATCAGTGACTTCTTAGAGGTTAGATAAATCAAGGGGAAAATTGAAAACGGAAGAGCGATTGAAAGAAAGACCTGTGAATAGACCAATAACTGATCCAAGGTTTTTTCTTGATGCCCAAACAAAACGGCGACTATAATCACAGGTAGCAAGGCAAAAATACGTGTACCGATACGGATAAGCCACTGAGGCAATCTTAGATGTAAGAAACCTTCCATGACAATCTGTCCTGTCAAGGTACCTGTAATGGTCGAATTCTGGCCACTTGCTAAGAGGGCTAAAGCAAACAAAGTTGACAGAATTGAGCTAGCTATCGCTCCTGCTATCGTCGAATCCTGTAAAGCATTGTACATTTGGGAGAAAGCTGAAATTTCAGATGCATGACCAAAAAAGAGGGAGGCACCTAAAATGAGAAGCAAGGAATTTACAATAAAGGCTAGAGACAACTGAAGATTTGAATCCCAGGTCATAAAGCGCACTGCTTTTCGAACATCCTTCTTATCTTTGTGATTTATTTTCCTTGTCTGGGATAGAGAGGAATGAAGATAGAGATTATGGGGCATGACTGTCGCACCTACAATCCCTAGAGCCAAGGTCAATTGACTTTCATGACCTGGTAACGGTGTTTCAAATAAAGTTGAAGTTGGTAAATAACCACCAATAATCCCTTGGATACTTGGATTGGATAAGGCCACAAGATAGGTAAAGATGGCTAATATGGTTAAAATAAGGGTCGTAACAATAGCTTCAATTTTTTTGAAACCAAATTTCATCAATAAAAGTAATAAAAATACATCTAAAACGGTTAGAAGGATAGCAATCATAATCGGTATTTTAAACAAAAGATTTAAGGCAATCGCTGAACCTAGAACCTCAGCCAAGTCTGTCGCCATTAAAGCCAATTCTAAAATCACCCACAAACTATAGCGAAGCCACTTGGGAGCATGATGAGCTGTTGCCTGCGCTAGGTCCATCCTAGTCACGATACCGAGCTTTCCAGCCATCTGTTGTAACTGCATAGCAATGATGGATGAAATCAAAATAACAAATAAAAGACTGTACTTGTAGGAGGCACCACCAACCACGCTGGTGATCCAGTTTCCTGGATCCATGTAGCCAACTGCCACAAGTGCACCAGGTCCTAAGAATGCTTTTAGATTTTGCCAAAAATGATTGTTATTTGGAGTCTCAATAGATTGATTGATCTCAGAAAGAGAGACTTTTTCATAAGAGGACATAGGGATTTCCCACTTTCTAATCTGTCTTTACATATTTCTTAATATAATATTTTTTGAAAGAATGATGAAAATAGTTTACCTATTTCCAATTCACCCTTATTATATCACATTTTGTAATGATTCCTAAGAAAAGAAATGATAGTTGAAATAGGCAATATCAGTATTGTAAAAGCCAGCGTTTTTTGTAAACTTTAATGGTGTTTGGCAATTGACTTCCATCTATTTGAAACAAGCTCAGCCTAATCTCTTAATAAAATGATATTTGGTAATGCCCTTTTGTGGGACATCTGTTAGACTGGCGTAGATTTCATAGCCTTGCTTGATGTAAAAATCCCTGGCCTGATAAGATTTAGTGGACAAGGTAATGCTAGTTACTCCAGCTTCTGCAGCCTTTTCTTCTAATTCTGCCAAAAGACTGGCTCCTAGGCCTTTTTTCTGATGTTCTTTATCCACCACCAAAGCCTTGATATGAATGTTTTCCAACACCTGTTGAGCATGGAGCAAGGCAATTAACCGGCCATCTTTCTCCCGCCTTAGATAATAATCTTGAGGTTCAAGTTTTTCAAGCATATCTGGACCAAAACAAGCCTCATATTGCTCATCAAAAACCCGCTTAATAAAATCATGAAATTCTTCCATCTTTCTCCTCCTCCATGAAAAAGCAGGGGATATGCCAATCCTCCTGCTCTACGTTTAGTATAAATCTAGATAATTATCCACTTCCCATTGAGAGACGAAGGTTGCATAGCTAGCCCACTCAATACGCTTAGCTTCTAAGAAGCTTGTATAGATATGCTCGCCAAGAGCCGCTTTAACGACTTCGTCTTCTGTCAAGGCCTTCAAGGCATTGTGAAGAGTAGACGGCAGGTCTGTAATTCCAGCTTCCTTCCGCTCCTCTGGAGTCATGATATAGATATTCTCTTCGATTGGTGCTGGAGCTTCGATTTTATTTTCGACACCGTGCAGTCCAACTTCCAAGAGAACAGCCATAGCAATATATGGATTGGCCATCGGGTCAACGGAGCGCAACTCCAAGCGAGTACCCATACCACGAGAAGCCGGCACGCGCACCAACGGTGAACGATTGCGTCCTGCCCAAGCGATATATACTGGCGCTTCATAGCCAGGAACCAGACGTTTGTATGAGTTAACCGTTGGGTTCATGATAGCTGTATAGTTATAAGCATGATTAATCAAACCACCCAAGAAATGGTAGGCTGTTTCTGACAGCTGCATACCTTTTGGATCTTCTGGATCGAAGAAGGCATTATTTCCGTCTTGATCAAAGAGGGACATGTTACAGTGCATACCAGATCCCGCAATACCAAACTTCGGCTTAGCCATAAAGGTCGCATACAGACCGTGCTTACGAGCAATAGTTTTCACAACCAGCTTGAAAATCTGAATCTTATCACAAGCACGAAGCACTTCGTCATACTTAAAGTCAATCTCGTGCTGGCCAACTGCTACCTCATGGTGACTAGCTTCTACTTCAAAGCCCATCTTGGTCAGGACATTGACGATTTCCCGACGAGTATTATCTGCCAAGTCTGTCGGCGCCAAGTCAAAATAACCACCCTTGTCATTTACTTCCAGCGTCGGGTCCCCATTTTCATCCAACTTAAAGAGGAAAAACTCTGGCTCTGGTCCGAGGTTAAAGGATTTGAAGCCCAGCTCTTCCATATGCTTGAGGGCGCGCTTGAGGTTACTGCGAGGATCCCCTAGAAACGGTACATGATCTGTCGTATAAACATCGCAAATCAAACCCGCTACACTGCCGTTTTCATCTCCCCAAGGAAAGACTGTCCAAGTATCCAAATCAGGATAAAGATACATATCTGATTCATTGATACGGACAAAACCTTCGATGGAAGAACCATCAAACATGGCTTTATTGGATAAGACTTTGTCAAGCTGTTCATCCGTGGCAGGAATTTCTACATTCTTCATAGTTCCTAGAATATCAGAGAACATAAGACGAATAAAGGTAACATTTTTCTCTTTTACTTCGCGACGGATATCAGCTGCTGTAATAGACATTAAATTTCTCCTTGTAATTCAAACAAAATAGCTATGGTCGACGCATCTGACCAAAGGTTGGCAGAGAAGAAGCAAAACGGCCTTGCTGCAAGATGTCATGATGCAGGGCACGGCGGACATCTTTGTCACTAATGGTCTTGCGGGACTTGGCTTCACGCTCAGCATATTTCCTCTTAATTGCAGCGATATTATAACCTTCCGAAATATAATCTTTAATTTCTAAAAGGCGGTCCATATCATTCAAAGAATACATCCGACGATTGCCCTCATTCCGAGCAGGGGTAATCAGATTCTGGTCTTCATAATAACGGATCTGACGGGCAGATAGGTCCGTCAGTTTCATAACACTGCCGATGGGAAAGACTGCCATGTTTCGGCGAAACTCTTTTTCCTTCATTCAAATT encodes:
- a CDS encoding Nramp family divalent metal transporter, with the translated sequence MSSYEKVSLSEINQSIETPNNNHFWQNLKAFLGPGALVAVGYMDPGNWITSVVGGASYKYSLLFVILISSIIAMQLQQMAGKLGIVTRMDLAQATAHHAPKWLRYSLWVILELALMATDLAEVLGSAIALNLLFKIPIMIAILLTVLDVFLLLLLMKFGFKKIEAIVTTLILTILAIFTYLVALSNPSIQGIIGGYLPTSTLFETPLPGHESQLTLALGIVGATVMPHNLYLHSSLSQTRKINHKDKKDVRKAVRFMTWDSNLQLSLAFIVNSLLLILGASLFFGHASEISAFSQMYNALQDSTIAGAIASSILSTLFALALLASGQNSTITGTLTGQIVMEGFLHLRLPQWLIRIGTRIFALLPVIIVAVLFGHQEKTLDQLLVYSQVFLSIALPFSIFPLIYLTSKKSLMGEFTNAKWNTILGYAVSIILTILNIKLLFDIF
- a CDS encoding GNAT family N-acetyltransferase, with amino-acid sequence MEEFHDFIKRVFDEQYEACFGPDMLEKLEPQDYYLRREKDGRLIALLHAQQVLENIHIKALVVDKEHQKKGLGASLLAELEEKAAEAGVTSITLSTKSYQARDFYIKQGYEIYASLTDVPQKGITKYHFIKRLG
- the glnA gene encoding type I glutamate--ammonia ligase, with translation MSITAADIRREVKEKNVTFIRLMFSDILGTMKNVEIPATDEQLDKVLSNKAMFDGSSIEGFVRINESDMYLYPDLDTWTVFPWGDENGSVAGLICDVYTTDHVPFLGDPRSNLKRALKHMEELGFKSFNLGPEPEFFLFKLDENGDPTLEVNDKGGYFDLAPTDLADNTRREIVNVLTKMGFEVEASHHEVAVGQHEIDFKYDEVLRACDKIQIFKLVVKTIARKHGLYATFMAKPKFGIAGSGMHCNMSLFDQDGNNAFFDPEDPKGMQLSETAYHFLGGLINHAYNYTAIMNPTVNSYKRLVPGYEAPVYIAWAGRNRSPLVRVPASRGMGTRLELRSVDPMANPYIAMAVLLEVGLHGVENKIEAPAPIEENIYIMTPEERKEAGITDLPSTLHNALKALTEDEVVKAALGEHIYTSFLEAKRIEWASYATFVSQWEVDNYLDLY
- a CDS encoding MerR family transcriptional regulator, whose product is MKEKEFRRNMAVFPIGSVMKLTDLSARQIRYYEDQNLITPARNEGNRRMYSLNDMDRLLEIKDYISEGYNIAAIKRKYAEREAKSRKTISDKDVRRALHHDILQQGRFASSLPTFGQMRRP